Proteins found in one Carcharodon carcharias isolate sCarCar2 chromosome 8, sCarCar2.pri, whole genome shotgun sequence genomic segment:
- the LOC121280715 gene encoding heart- and neural crest derivatives-expressed protein 1-like: protein MSLVGSFQHHALMHEGFPFAPGNRYHQEHSFFQGWVLNQGEMSPDYATQPSYSSEYGINGTAQGAGRFAAAPERPGRRRGVTVPRKERRRTESINSAFAELRECIPNVPADTKLSKIKTLRLATSYIAYLMDTLAKDSQVGEAEAFKADLKKMDSKEAKRKRETSDTARSSTRSSDKKAKGRTGWPQQVWALELQQ from the exons ATGAGCCTGGTTGGGAGTTTCCAACATCACGCCTTGATGCACGAAGGCTTTCCGTTTGCCCCGGGTAACCGCTACCACCAGGAGCACTCGTTCTTTCAGGGCTGGGTCCTCAATCAGGGGGAGATGTCTCCCGATTACGCCACGCAGCCTTCCTACAGCTCCGAGTACGGGATTAACGGCACGGCGCAGGGGGCCGGCCGCTTTGCCGCGGCCCCGGAGAGACCGGGCAGGCGGCGGGGAGTCACGGTGCCGCGGAAAGAGCGCCGCCGGACCGAGAGCATCAACAGCGCGTTCGCCGAGTTGCGAGAATGTATCCCCAACGTCCCGGCAGACACCAAGCTGTCCAAAATCAAAACACTCCGGCTGGCCACCAGCTACATCGCCTACCTGATGGACACGCTGGCAAAGGACAGTCAGGTGGGGGAGGCGGAAGCCTTCAAAGCGGACCTGAAGAAAATGGACAGCAAGGAGGCGAAACGCAAACGGGAAACg AGTGACACCGCACGCAGCTCCACAAGAAGCAGCGACAAGAAGGCGAAGGGAAGGACCGGTTGGCCGCAGCAAGTCTGGGCGCTGGAGCTGCAGCAGTGA